Proteins encoded together in one Temnothorax longispinosus isolate EJ_2023e chromosome 5, Tlon_JGU_v1, whole genome shotgun sequence window:
- the LOC139813291 gene encoding probable cytochrome P450 305a1, translated as MIVAVTLAILTILLTIVFLRQRPKCPPGPFPWPFIGNGYYLKKLTRQLGGQHIAFLELCKTYKSGIISLRLGTSNVIVVSDSKLIHEMCLCEKYDGRPWNEFIKLRNMGMRKGITMNDGTEWKELRVWVVRALRSVGFAKQAMMDLLVDEMTLILERLADGGVRQIRPAIAPAVIDVLWLMITGRKPSENLPRLQKFMDLLDRRAQQFDLTGGILATFPWIRYVAPEMSGYNILITLNNELKNFLMDTIKEHKERYVKGNEADFIDMFFYEMYNSEEHRDKVSLFTEDNLLVTLIDLFIAAINNTTSTLDILFLQMANHQDVQRKLHEEIDATIGPYRFPNLKDRVRMPFTEAVLTECQRIWLVTPVIGPRRVLSNTTLDGYEIPKNTTVLMNVYSNNMDPKFFPDPTSFRPERHINKDGAYQPHDSIILFGKGKRRCPGAALARSAIFLLFVGVMQKYRLLPVPGKKSIKMELTTGLTIAPKPYEMLVVPR; from the exons ATGATTGTGGCTGTGACTTTGGCGATCTTAACTATTCTTCTTACTATTGTCTTCTTGCGACAGAGACCAAAGTGTCCTCCAG GTCCCTTTCCTTGGCCGTTTATTGGAAATggatattatttgaaaaaattaacgcGTCAACTCGGTGGACAACACATTGCTTTTCTGGAACTCTGCAAGACATATAAGAGCGGCATCATAAGTTTACGGTTGGGTACCAGCAACGTCATTGTTGTCTCGGACAGCAAGCTTATACACGAAATGTGCCTTTGCGAGAAGTACGATGGACGACCATGGAACGAATTTATAAAGCTACGAAACATGGGAATGAGGAAAG GGATCACGATGAACGACGGCACCGAGTGGAAAGAATTGCGCGTTTGGGTGGTACGAGCTCTGAGGAGCGTCGGTTTCGCCAAGCAGGCGATGATGGACCTGCTCGTTGACGAAATGACACTCATCCTGGAGAGGCTGGCGGACGGCGGAGTGCGACAGATACGACCCGCGATCGCGCCCGCGGTGATAGATGTCCTCTGGCTAATGATCACGGGACGGAAGCCATCCGAGAATCTCCCGAG GTTACAGAAGTTCATGGATCTGCTGGATCGTCGCGCGCAACAGTTCGATTTGACCGGTGGGATTCTGGCCACTTTCCCCTGGATACGTTACGTCGCGCCGGAGATGTCGGGATACAACATCCTCATCACGTTAAACAACGAGCTGAAGAACTTTTTAatg GACACTATCAAGGAGCACAAGGAGCGGTACGTCAAAGGAAACGAGGCGGACTTTATCGATATGTTTTTCTATGAGATGTACAACAGCGAGGAGCATCGAGACAAAGTTTCTCTGTTTACAG AGGACAATCTGCTCGTGACGTTGATCGACTTGTTTATCGCCGCGATTAACAACACGACGTCCACGTTGGATATTCTTTTCTTGCAAATGGCCAATCATCAGGATGTGCAACGCAAGCTGCACGAGGAGATTGACGCCACGATCGGTCCCTACAGGTTTCCCAATCTCAAGGACAGAGTCAG AATGCCCTTCACGGAGGCGGTATTAACCGAGTGTCAACGCATATGGCTCGTCACGCCTGTAATCGGGCCACGTCGCGTTCTTAGTAACACTACTCTCGACGGTTACGAGATACCAAAAAACACCACCGTCCTTATGAATGTGTATTCCAACAATATGGATCCGAAATTCTTCCCCGATCCGACTTCGTTTAGACCGGAGAGACATATAAACAAGGATGGAGCTTATCAACCACATGACAGTATTATACTGTTCGGAAAAg GAAAGAGAAGATGCCCCGGAGCAGCTTTGGCAAGATCGGCTATATTCTTACTGTTTGTCGGGGTAATGCAGAAGTATCGTTTACTCCCGGTGCCAGGTAAAAAATCCATTAAAATGGAACTAACCACCGGATTGACAATTGCACCGAAGCCTTACGAAATGTTAGTCGTTCCGAGATAA